From a single Maritimibacter sp. DP1N21-5 genomic region:
- the der gene encoding ribosome biogenesis GTPase Der: MTFTLAIVGRPNVGKSTLFNRLVGRRLALVDDQPGVTRDLREGDARLGELRFTIIDTAGLEDATDDSLPGRMRRLTERAVEMADACLFLIDGRAGVLPTDEIFAEILRKKNAHVILAANKSEGKAADAGVIEAWSLGLGEPIRLSAEHGEGMGELADALAPLVAEAAARVEETAPEVDVDVSDEDEDAPARQITKQRPLQVAVIGRPNAGKSTLINKLIGEDRLLTGPEAGITRDSISITFDWHGTPTKIFDTAGMRKKAKVQEKLEKLSVADGLRAVKFAEVVVVLLDAAIPFEQQDLRIADLAEREGRAVVVAVNKWDVEEDKNEKIKLLRDSFERLLPQLRGAPLVTISAKTGKNLDRLHAAVLKAHEIWNRRVTTAKLNAWLGEMVSQHPPPAPGGRRIKLRYMTQAKTRPPAFVVMCSAPDKLPESYSRYLVNGLRDTFEMPGTPIRLYMRDQGDKNPYKNKTKSTPSRLRKHLGKGRADE, encoded by the coding sequence ATGACCTTTACGCTCGCCATCGTCGGCCGACCCAATGTCGGCAAATCAACGCTGTTCAACCGCCTCGTCGGTCGCCGCCTTGCGCTGGTCGACGACCAGCCCGGCGTGACCCGCGACCTGCGCGAAGGCGACGCACGTCTGGGCGAACTGCGCTTTACCATTATCGACACGGCCGGGCTCGAGGACGCGACCGACGACAGCCTGCCGGGTCGGATGCGTCGTCTCACCGAACGGGCTGTTGAAATGGCGGACGCCTGTCTTTTCCTCATCGACGGGCGCGCGGGCGTGCTTCCCACGGACGAAATCTTCGCAGAGATTCTGCGCAAGAAGAATGCCCATGTGATCCTCGCCGCCAACAAGTCCGAGGGCAAGGCGGCGGATGCCGGTGTGATCGAGGCCTGGTCTCTGGGCCTTGGCGAGCCGATCCGCCTGTCTGCCGAGCACGGCGAAGGGATGGGGGAACTGGCCGATGCGCTCGCTCCGCTGGTCGCAGAGGCCGCGGCCCGCGTCGAAGAAACCGCGCCCGAGGTGGATGTGGATGTCTCCGACGAGGACGAGGATGCTCCTGCGCGTCAGATCACCAAGCAGCGCCCGCTTCAGGTTGCTGTCATCGGTCGCCCAAATGCAGGGAAGTCGACGCTCATCAACAAGCTCATCGGTGAGGATCGCCTGCTGACCGGACCCGAGGCAGGGATCACCCGAGATTCGATTTCCATCACCTTCGACTGGCACGGCACGCCCACCAAGATCTTCGATACGGCGGGGATGAGGAAGAAGGCGAAAGTCCAGGAAAAGCTTGAGAAATTGTCTGTCGCCGATGGGCTTCGCGCAGTCAAGTTCGCCGAGGTCGTCGTGGTGCTTCTCGACGCGGCGATCCCCTTTGAGCAACAGGACCTGCGCATCGCCGACCTTGCCGAACGCGAGGGGCGCGCGGTCGTGGTCGCGGTGAACAAATGGGACGTGGAAGAGGACAAGAACGAGAAGATCAAGCTGCTGCGCGACAGCTTCGAACGGCTCCTGCCGCAGCTTCGCGGCGCGCCGCTCGTGACCATCTCGGCCAAGACGGGCAAGAACCTTGACCGGTTGCACGCCGCTGTTCTCAAGGCGCATGAAATCTGGAACCGTCGTGTCACGACGGCGAAGCTGAACGCCTGGCTGGGCGAGATGGTGTCGCAGCACCCGCCGCCAGCCCCCGGCGGTCGCAGGATCAAGCTGCGCTATATGACCCAGGCCAAGACGCGGCCCCCGGCCTTCGTCGTGATGTGCTCGGCGCCGGACAAGTTGCCCGAAAGCTATTCTCGCTATCTTGTCAACGGATTGCGCGACACCTTTGAGATGCCGGGCACGCCGATCCGGCTCTACATGCGCGATCAGGGGGACAAGAACCCCTACAAGAACAAGACGAAATCCACGCCATCCCGGTTGCGCAAGCACCTTGGCAAAGGGCGCGCGGACGAGTGA
- a CDS encoding efflux RND transporter periplasmic adaptor subunit: MRPIPILTALLTVTVLFLLVFQREWVRDLIGTSGPDATIETVSDAPDAAEDAHVVSVVAQRSSAQEIDSAVLLRGETQANREVALMAETAGRVVSSPIAKGAEVAQGDLLCELDPGTKDVALAQAQATLAEAERNLANAESLSQDGFAAETRVLAARTARESAQAAVAQAERALADTRITAPFPGVLETDTAEIGSLLQPGSPCATLVDLSSIKLVGYVAEADITRVSEGSTVGARLSTGQEVMGNVSFVGRSADAVTRTFRIEARVPNPDMAIRAGQTADILIQTAGRTAHLVPQSALTLNDDGDLGVRVVGEGTTPDETVARFAPVDLIRDTLDGVWVAGLPEETAVIVVGQDYVVDGVAIDVTYREPGL, translated from the coding sequence ATGCGACCGATCCCGATCCTGACCGCGCTCCTGACGGTCACCGTGCTGTTTCTTCTCGTGTTCCAGCGTGAATGGGTGCGCGACCTGATCGGCACCTCCGGGCCTGACGCGACCATCGAAACCGTCTCGGACGCGCCAGACGCGGCCGAGGACGCACATGTCGTTTCGGTCGTGGCGCAGCGCTCCTCCGCACAGGAAATCGACAGTGCGGTTCTCCTCCGGGGTGAGACGCAGGCCAACCGAGAGGTGGCGCTCATGGCCGAAACCGCCGGGCGCGTCGTGTCGTCCCCCATCGCCAAGGGCGCTGAAGTGGCCCAGGGTGATCTCCTGTGCGAACTCGATCCCGGCACCAAGGATGTCGCGCTTGCTCAGGCGCAGGCGACGCTCGCGGAAGCGGAACGCAACCTCGCAAATGCGGAAAGCCTGTCGCAAGACGGATTCGCGGCCGAAACCCGCGTTCTTGCCGCCCGCACCGCCCGCGAATCCGCGCAGGCCGCCGTGGCACAGGCCGAACGCGCACTCGCCGACACCCGCATCACCGCGCCCTTCCCCGGCGTTCTGGAAACCGACACCGCCGAAATCGGAAGTCTCCTGCAACCCGGATCGCCCTGTGCGACTCTCGTCGATCTCTCTTCGATCAAGCTCGTGGGCTATGTGGCCGAAGCCGACATCACCCGCGTGTCCGAGGGTTCGACCGTCGGCGCCCGTCTTTCAACCGGACAGGAGGTCATGGGCAACGTGAGCTTCGTCGGTCGCTCCGCCGATGCCGTGACCCGCACCTTCCGCATCGAGGCCCGCGTGCCCAATCCGGACATGGCCATTCGTGCCGGCCAGACGGCGGATATCCTGATCCAGACAGCGGGTCGGACCGCCCATCTGGTGCCGCAATCCGCCCTGACCCTGAACGATGACGGCGACCTCGGCGTGCGCGTCGTCGGCGAAGGCACGACCCCGGATGAAACCGTCGCGCGTTTCGCGCCGGTCGATCTGATCCGCGACACCCTCGACGGGGTCTGGGTCGCCGGACTGCCCGAGGAAACAGCGGTCATCGTGGTCGGTCAGGATTATGTCGTCGACGGTGTTGCGATCGACGTCACCTATCGGGAGCCGGGGCTGTGA
- a CDS encoding peptidoglycan DD-metalloendopeptidase family protein gives MDFRRIGWTTAGRFGIAGVSLLALAACESGIENFDPDLRRFGPGFSTAEAAQSAAASRPTPDARGVISYPNYQVAVARSGDTMTTLSQRIGLPESELARFNGLSDGAPLREGEIIALPRRVAESGGGSGAVDVTTIAGQALDRVGSGSGGSQATMVQATPSAPTGNEPTRHQVVRGETAYSIARLYGVSVRSLAEWNSLDASLTVRDGQYLLIPTGGNARVAAASVDTSSQPGAGSAAPLPPSSASPLPPAAATTTSTIEATPASPEMAGSRTQSAAMAMPVAGSIVGAYVKGKSDGIDISAPAGTPVKAAQSGTVAAITRDTDNVPILVLRHEGSLLTVYAGIDNITVAKGATVSQGQAIAQVRKAENPTLHFQVRQGTASVDPMKYLN, from the coding sequence ATGGATTTCCGGCGCATTGGATGGACAACGGCGGGCCGTTTCGGGATCGCAGGGGTGAGCCTTTTGGCACTGGCCGCCTGCGAAAGCGGAATCGAGAACTTCGACCCGGACCTGCGCCGGTTCGGCCCCGGCTTCTCGACCGCCGAAGCGGCTCAATCGGCCGCAGCCAGCCGCCCGACACCGGATGCGCGGGGCGTCATCTCCTATCCGAATTACCAGGTCGCCGTAGCCCGCTCCGGCGACACGATGACGACGCTCTCGCAGCGGATCGGTCTGCCGGAGAGCGAACTTGCCCGGTTCAACGGCCTGTCCGACGGCGCGCCCCTGCGTGAGGGCGAGATCATCGCCCTGCCCCGTCGCGTGGCCGAAAGCGGCGGCGGGTCCGGCGCGGTCGATGTGACCACCATCGCCGGCCAGGCGCTCGACCGGGTCGGCAGCGGATCGGGCGGAAGCCAGGCGACGATGGTCCAGGCCACCCCCTCGGCTCCCACCGGGAACGAACCCACGCGCCATCAGGTCGTGCGCGGCGAAACCGCCTATTCCATCGCGCGGCTCTATGGCGTCTCGGTCCGGTCGCTCGCGGAGTGGAACAGCCTCGACGCCTCGCTCACGGTGCGTGACGGGCAATACCTGCTGATCCCGACCGGCGGGAACGCGCGGGTTGCGGCCGCCAGTGTCGACACCTCGTCACAGCCCGGCGCCGGATCGGCCGCGCCTTTGCCGCCCTCTTCGGCAAGCCCTCTGCCGCCTGCCGCCGCCACCACCACCAGCACGATCGAGGCGACCCCGGCGTCGCCAGAGATGGCCGGCAGCCGCACCCAATCTGCCGCCATGGCCATGCCTGTGGCGGGAAGCATCGTGGGCGCCTATGTGAAGGGCAAGTCGGACGGGATCGACATCTCGGCCCCCGCCGGGACCCCGGTCAAGGCGGCCCAGTCGGGCACCGTCGCCGCGATCACGCGCGACACCGACAACGTGCCGATCCTCGTCCTGCGCCACGAGGGCAGCCTTTTGACCGTCTATGCCGGGATCGACAACATCACGGTCGCCAAAGGCGCGACGGTGAGCCAGGGACAGGCCATCGCGCAGGTGCGCAAAGCCGAGAACCCGACGCTCCATTTCCAGGTGCGCCAAGGCACGGCCAGCGTCGATCCGATGAAATACCTCAACTGA
- a CDS encoding PQQ-like beta-propeller repeat protein, translated as MAGTTVIRLLLIGAVAALSACAEREVIFQGQRESLFSPDPEVVGEAEAARFAQTEAEANANRAAPISLASMNSLGAWPGVAAGPSHNVPHLAFSAAPQVVFSVPIGQGSTRKYKVTAEPVVADGRVFTMDSRLQVTATSTGGGALWSADLTRPGDRGGEATAGGLAYGAGMVFASTGGGELVALNPGSGAVIWRQDLGAPGSGAPTFADGTVYVLNAYNRLLAVTASNGRVQWQLPGTPSKPSLMGSAAPAIAGENVIVPFSIGSLVAVNRQTGEPAWVVPVKGVRTGRGYSVVSEISGAPVVSGSTIYAQNFSGAGTAVTTSGQALWTSAEGATGPVTVAGGSIFMVSDTLELVRVDASTGDRIWGVPLPGYVKEKPRRRKAVYPSYGPTLAGGRLWVASGDGYLRAFSPTDGTLAASVALPAGAASRPVIVGGVAYIVTEKGTLVALR; from the coding sequence ATGGCCGGGACGACAGTGATCCGACTTCTACTCATCGGCGCGGTGGCCGCGCTTTCGGCCTGTGCCGAACGGGAAGTCATCTTTCAGGGCCAACGCGAGTCGCTCTTCTCACCCGATCCCGAAGTGGTCGGCGAAGCCGAAGCCGCGCGCTTCGCGCAGACCGAGGCCGAGGCGAATGCGAACCGGGCCGCGCCCATCTCGCTCGCGTCGATGAATTCGCTCGGTGCCTGGCCGGGTGTGGCGGCCGGCCCCTCCCACAACGTGCCGCATCTGGCCTTCTCGGCCGCGCCCCAGGTCGTATTCTCGGTCCCGATCGGGCAGGGGTCGACCCGCAAGTATAAAGTTACCGCCGAACCCGTCGTGGCCGATGGCCGCGTCTTCACCATGGACAGCCGCCTGCAGGTCACCGCGACCAGCACGGGCGGGGGTGCGCTCTGGTCCGCTGATCTGACCCGTCCGGGCGACCGGGGCGGTGAAGCGACGGCCGGCGGGCTCGCCTATGGCGCGGGCATGGTCTTTGCCTCGACCGGCGGAGGCGAGCTTGTCGCGCTCAACCCGGGTTCGGGTGCGGTGATCTGGCGGCAGGACCTTGGCGCACCGGGGTCGGGCGCGCCCACGTTCGCCGATGGCACCGTTTATGTGCTCAACGCTTACAACCGGCTGCTGGCCGTCACCGCCTCGAACGGTCGTGTGCAGTGGCAGTTGCCCGGAACCCCGTCAAAGCCGAGCCTCATGGGGTCGGCCGCCCCGGCCATCGCGGGCGAAAACGTGATCGTGCCCTTTTCGATCGGCTCGCTTGTCGCCGTGAACCGCCAGACCGGTGAGCCCGCTTGGGTCGTGCCGGTGAAGGGCGTGCGCACTGGACGCGGCTATTCGGTGGTCTCGGAGATCTCGGGCGCGCCGGTGGTCTCCGGCTCGACGATCTACGCCCAGAACTTTTCGGGTGCGGGCACGGCAGTCACGACCTCGGGACAGGCACTCTGGACGTCGGCGGAGGGTGCCACGGGCCCGGTCACGGTGGCCGGCGGATCGATCTTCATGGTCAGCGATACGCTCGAGCTTGTGCGGGTCGATGCGTCGACCGGCGACCGGATCTGGGGCGTGCCTCTGCCGGGCTACGTCAAGGAGAAGCCGCGCCGTCGCAAGGCGGTCTATCCCTCCTATGGTCCCACTCTGGCCGGTGGCCGTCTCTGGGTCGCCTCGGGCGATGGATACCTGCGCGCCTTCTCGCCCACCGACGGGACGCTGGCCGCTTCGGTCGCCTTGCCCGCCGGTGCAGCCAGTCGTCCGGTCATCGTCGGCGGGGTCGCCTATATCGTGACGGAAAAAGGCACGCTGGTGGCTTTGCGTTAA
- a CDS encoding protein-L-isoaspartate(D-aspartate) O-methyltransferase, with product MTEDAPRDDAERKMQFLFHLRQRGVTNSRVLQAMEAIDRGLFVRGLFAGRAYDDTPLPIASGQTISQPSVVGLMTQALDVQPRDKVLEVGTGSGYQAAILAKLARRVYTVDRHRTLVQGARAVFEDLGLHTITAITGDGSFGLPEQAPFDRIIVTAAAEDPPGPLLAQLAVGGIMVLPVGQSDTVQSLIKVTRNENGFDYEEILPVRFVPLVEGLASD from the coding sequence ATGACCGAGGACGCCCCCCGCGACGACGCCGAGCGGAAGATGCAGTTCCTGTTCCACCTGCGCCAGCGCGGTGTCACGAATAGCCGTGTTTTACAGGCGATGGAGGCCATCGACCGGGGGCTCTTCGTGCGCGGGCTCTTTGCCGGGCGCGCCTATGACGACACGCCCCTTCCGATCGCGTCGGGCCAGACGATCAGCCAGCCCTCCGTCGTAGGGCTCATGACGCAGGCGCTCGACGTGCAGCCGCGCGACAAGGTGCTCGAGGTCGGCACCGGCTCCGGTTATCAGGCCGCGATCCTCGCCAAGCTCGCCCGCCGCGTCTACACCGTCGACCGCCACCGCACGCTGGTTCAGGGCGCGCGGGCCGTCTTCGAGGATCTCGGGCTTCACACGATCACGGCGATCACGGGCGACGGCAGCTTCGGATTGCCCGAACAAGCCCCCTTCGACCGCATCATCGTGACCGCCGCGGCCGAGGATCCGCCCGGCCCCCTATTGGCTCAGTTGGCCGTTGGCGGTATCATGGTCCTACCGGTGGGTCAGTCGGACACCGTGCAGAGCCTGATCAAGGTAACGCGCAACGAAAACGGGTTCGACTACGAAGAAATCCTGCCGGTCCGCTTCGTGCCTCTTGTGGAGGGGCTCGCCTCGGACTAG